From the Esox lucius isolate fEsoLuc1 chromosome 21, fEsoLuc1.pri, whole genome shotgun sequence genome, one window contains:
- the LOC114828729 gene encoding uncharacterized protein LOC114828729 isoform X1 — protein sequence MTLLHIVFHSILFAAVWRVSIEDNILVYGYEGSGAEIRCPYDNGYEHYGKYLCTENCDYPDILIETKWQVSRAERGRFSLYHDTMSRKFIVFVSKLTFTDAGKYWCGVSRNAKDIYTGVILRVVKDWCCDSPTFMQAKSQDPVSISCPYEPQYNDREKYFCRGARPSACFQRAIVKSTQDKAGRISLHDNHAARAFTVTITGLVKEDSGSYMCGIRINQGVDVFTLVNLEVNETTTTLSPTTTLSPTTTTSPSTSSTSSSPGSTISNITLQTQSHENTIGTSVFWLIGLAAISVSVVVLVFVFTMICICRCKRKRMLGSAGPNREGGLQENTEVAVGAKLSSCEQRSFNPDIKASAKLQRKTGVFEDIYVNTEVNVEVERKHPNCKPQHPFYPEDESIYENTTDYENIQYGTICKKKKH from the exons ATGACACTTCTTCACATTGTGTTCCATAGCATCCTTTTTG CTGCTGTCTGGAGGGTGTCTATTGAAGATAATATTTTAGTATATGGATATGAAGGAAGTGGAGCAGAGATCAGATGCCCCTATGACAATGGATATGAGCACTATGGGAAGTACCTCTGTACCGAGAACTGTGACTACCCtgatattttaattgaaactaAATGGCAAGTTAGCCGTGCTGAGAGAGGCAGATTCTCTCTGTATCACGACACAATGAGTAGAAAGTTTATTGTGTTTGTCAGCAAGCTTACTTTTACAGATGCTGGGAAATACTGGTGCGGAGTGAGCAGAAATGCCAAAGACATCTATACAGGAGTCATACTGCGTGTAGTCAAAG ACTGGTGCTGTGACAGCCCCACCTTCATGCAGGCAAAAAGTCAGGATCCTGTGTCCATAAGCTGTCCGTACGAGCCTCAATATAACGACAGAGAAAAGTACTTCTGCAGAGGGGCACGACCCTCGGCATGTTTTCAACGGGCTATAGTCAAATCCACACAGGACAAAGCTGGGAGGATCTCCCTCCATGACAACCATGCAGCCAGGGCGTTCACAGTAACAATCACTGGATTGGTCAAAGAGGATTCTGGGTCATATATGTGTGGAATCCGTATCAACCAAGGTGTGGATGTGTTCACTTTGGTTAACCTGGAAGTTAATG AAACAACAACGACCTTATCTCCAACAACGACCTTATCTCCAACAACGACCACATCTCCCTCAACATCTTCCACATCCTCATCACCAGGCTCAACCATCAGTAACATCACCCTTCAGACACAATCACATGAAAACACTATTG GCACCTCTGTTTTCTGGTTAATTGGTTTGGCCGCGATCTCTGTGAGTGTGGTTGTCTTGGTGTTTGTATTCACCATGATTTGCATTTGCAGATGTAAGAGAAAGAGGATGCTGG GTTCTGCAGGGCCAAATAGAGAAGGAGGATTACAAGAG AATACAGAAGTTGCAGTGGGTGCGAAACTGTCTTCCTGTGAGCAACGCTCTTTCAACCCTGACATTAAAG CATCTGCAaaattacagagaaaaacaggagTATTTGAG gatatttatgtaaatacagAAGTGAATGTAGAAGTGGAAAGAAAACATCCCAACTGTAAGCCCCAACACCCCTTCTACCCTGAAGATGAGTCAATCTATGAAAATACCACAGATTATGAAAACATTCAGTATGGTaccatatgtaaaaaaaaaaaacactga
- the LOC114828729 gene encoding polymeric immunoglobulin receptor isoform X3, translating to MTLLHIVFHSILFAAVWRVSIEDNILVYGYEGSGAEIRCPYDNGYEHYGKYLCTENCDYPDILIETKWQVSRAERGRFSLYHDTMSRKFIVFVSKLTFTDAGKYWCGVSRNAKDIYTGVILRVVKDWCCDSPTFMQAKSQDPVSISCPYEPQYNDREKYFCRGARPSACFQRAIVKSTQDKAGRISLHDNHAARAFTVTITGLVKEDSGSYMCGIRINQGVDVFTLVNLEVNETTTTLSPTTTLSPTTTTSPSTSSTSSSPGSTINVRERGCWVLQGQIEKEDYKRIQKLQWVRNCLPVSNALSTLTLKHLQNYREKQEYLRIFM from the exons ATGACACTTCTTCACATTGTGTTCCATAGCATCCTTTTTG CTGCTGTCTGGAGGGTGTCTATTGAAGATAATATTTTAGTATATGGATATGAAGGAAGTGGAGCAGAGATCAGATGCCCCTATGACAATGGATATGAGCACTATGGGAAGTACCTCTGTACCGAGAACTGTGACTACCCtgatattttaattgaaactaAATGGCAAGTTAGCCGTGCTGAGAGAGGCAGATTCTCTCTGTATCACGACACAATGAGTAGAAAGTTTATTGTGTTTGTCAGCAAGCTTACTTTTACAGATGCTGGGAAATACTGGTGCGGAGTGAGCAGAAATGCCAAAGACATCTATACAGGAGTCATACTGCGTGTAGTCAAAG ACTGGTGCTGTGACAGCCCCACCTTCATGCAGGCAAAAAGTCAGGATCCTGTGTCCATAAGCTGTCCGTACGAGCCTCAATATAACGACAGAGAAAAGTACTTCTGCAGAGGGGCACGACCCTCGGCATGTTTTCAACGGGCTATAGTCAAATCCACACAGGACAAAGCTGGGAGGATCTCCCTCCATGACAACCATGCAGCCAGGGCGTTCACAGTAACAATCACTGGATTGGTCAAAGAGGATTCTGGGTCATATATGTGTGGAATCCGTATCAACCAAGGTGTGGATGTGTTCACTTTGGTTAACCTGGAAGTTAATG AAACAACAACGACCTTATCTCCAACAACGACCTTATCTCCAACAACGACCACATCTCCCTCAACATCTTCCACATCCTCATCACCAGGCTCAACCATCA ATGTAAGAGAAAGAGGATGCTGG GTTCTGCAGGGCCAAATAGAGAAGGAGGATTACAAGAG AATACAGAAGTTGCAGTGGGTGCGAAACTGTCTTCCTGTGAGCAACGCTCTTTCAACCCTGACATTAAAG CATCTGCAaaattacagagaaaaacaggagTATTTGAG gatatttatgtaa
- the LOC114828729 gene encoding polymeric immunoglobulin receptor isoform X2: MTLLHIVFHSILFAAVWRVSIEDNILVYGYEGSGAEIRCPYDNGYEHYGKYLCTENCDYPDILIETKWQVSRAERGRFSLYHDTMSRKFIVFVSKLTFTDAGKYWCGVSRNAKDIYTGVILRVVKDWCCDSPTFMQAKSQDPVSISCPYEPQYNDREKYFCRGARPSACFQRAIVKSTQDKAGRISLHDNHAARAFTVTITGLVKEDSGSYMCGIRINQGVDVFTLVNLEVNETTTTLSPTTTLSPTTTTSPSTSSTSSSPGSTISNITLQTQSHENTIDVRERGCWVLQGQIEKEDYKRIQKLQWVRNCLPVSNALSTLTLKHLQNYREKQEYLRIFM, translated from the exons ATGACACTTCTTCACATTGTGTTCCATAGCATCCTTTTTG CTGCTGTCTGGAGGGTGTCTATTGAAGATAATATTTTAGTATATGGATATGAAGGAAGTGGAGCAGAGATCAGATGCCCCTATGACAATGGATATGAGCACTATGGGAAGTACCTCTGTACCGAGAACTGTGACTACCCtgatattttaattgaaactaAATGGCAAGTTAGCCGTGCTGAGAGAGGCAGATTCTCTCTGTATCACGACACAATGAGTAGAAAGTTTATTGTGTTTGTCAGCAAGCTTACTTTTACAGATGCTGGGAAATACTGGTGCGGAGTGAGCAGAAATGCCAAAGACATCTATACAGGAGTCATACTGCGTGTAGTCAAAG ACTGGTGCTGTGACAGCCCCACCTTCATGCAGGCAAAAAGTCAGGATCCTGTGTCCATAAGCTGTCCGTACGAGCCTCAATATAACGACAGAGAAAAGTACTTCTGCAGAGGGGCACGACCCTCGGCATGTTTTCAACGGGCTATAGTCAAATCCACACAGGACAAAGCTGGGAGGATCTCCCTCCATGACAACCATGCAGCCAGGGCGTTCACAGTAACAATCACTGGATTGGTCAAAGAGGATTCTGGGTCATATATGTGTGGAATCCGTATCAACCAAGGTGTGGATGTGTTCACTTTGGTTAACCTGGAAGTTAATG AAACAACAACGACCTTATCTCCAACAACGACCTTATCTCCAACAACGACCACATCTCCCTCAACATCTTCCACATCCTCATCACCAGGCTCAACCATCAGTAACATCACCCTTCAGACACAATCACATGAAAACACTATTG ATGTAAGAGAAAGAGGATGCTGG GTTCTGCAGGGCCAAATAGAGAAGGAGGATTACAAGAG AATACAGAAGTTGCAGTGGGTGCGAAACTGTCTTCCTGTGAGCAACGCTCTTTCAACCCTGACATTAAAG CATCTGCAaaattacagagaaaaacaggagTATTTGAG gatatttatgtaa